In a single window of the Nicotiana tomentosiformis chromosome 8, ASM39032v3, whole genome shotgun sequence genome:
- the LOC104101041 gene encoding uncharacterized protein — protein MSKFLVYLLVCLSLHACSARSLATTIDEENRIQLFAKDVTFLTRDTFKTEGRITSENNGSGSRDDAKLMWKKRSNVSRKEDGEEIKGNKVMTIQEGAQVKTLWRQSRFILETPPSAQHEEEAVNSIEKDPVEDVVVMDYAQPHRKPPIHNTKH, from the exons ATGTCTAAGTTTCTTGTTTATCTTTTGGTTTGTCTTTCTCTCCATGCATGCAGTGCTAGATCACTTGCAACAACTATTGATGAAGAAAACAGAATACAGCTCTTTGCCAAG GATGTAACATTTTTGACAAGGGACACATTTAAAACAGAAGGAAGAATCACGTCTGAAAATAATGGAAGTGGAAGTCGGGATGATGCAAAACTTATGTGGAAAAAGAGATCAAATGTCTCACGAAAGGAAGATGGAGAAGAAATTAAAG GAAACAAAGTCATGACAATTCAAGAAGGAGCTCAAGTAAAG ACGTTGTGGAGGCAGTCACGATTTATTCTAGAAACTCCACCATCAGCACAACATGAGGAAGAAGCAGTGAACTCCATTGAAAAAGACCCTGTGGAAGACGTGGTGGTTATGGACTATGCTCAACCCCATCGAAAACCACCCATTCACAACACTAAACACTAg
- the LOC104101050 gene encoding uncharacterized protein produces the protein MDALAKLERVQTRLLKRLSNLESSLLSQHFSQNLSLSTSTTTEDRLSGILRANGVVDFSFKRVPSDYYDLPLEARRDIVSASSIQHLCKSIVLVNTQAASNITDCSDRNNSKYYVVVVQYAARFNAEAVKNFLYNLNDGKIAKKKFNLRLATEETSVKLTGYEHNAVTCIGMRTNIPVILDEAITKLNPDFFWFGGGEIDLKMGIRTSEFINFLNPFIVNCSSG, from the exons ATGGACGCATTGGCAAAGCTGGAGAGAGTCCAGACTCGACTCCTCAAACGCCTATCGAACCTCGAATCTTCTCTTCTCTCTCAACATTTCTCTCAAAACCTCTCTCTATCAACTTCCACCACAACCGAAGATCGCCTTTCCGGCATTCTTCGCGCTAACGGCGTCGTCGATTTCAGCTTCAAACGCGTCCCCTCTGATTACTATGATTTGCCGCTCGAAGCTCGTCGTGACATTGTCAGTGCCTCATCCATTCAACATCTCTGCAAAAGCATTGTTCTG GTAAATACTCAAGCCGCATCCAATATTACTGATTGTAGTGATCGTAACAACTCAAAATACTACGTCGTCGTTGTACAG TATGCTGCTCGATTTAATGCTGAGGCTGTAAAGAATTTTCTGTACAATCTCAACGATGGCAAGATAGCCAAGAAAAAGTTCAACT TGAGACTGGCTACTGAGGAGACATCAGTAAAGCTGACTGGTTATGAACACAATGCAGTCACATGTATTGGCATGAGAACCAACATACCG GTGATTTTGGATGAAGCAATCACCAAGCTCAATCCTGACTTCTTCTGGTTCGGAGGTGGCGAGATTGATCTTAAAATGGGGATCAGGACATCAGAGTTCATCAATTTTTTGAATCCATTCATTGTCAACTGTAGCAGTGGTTAA